CGCGAACGCCAACTGGAGTGCACGCGACCCGATACTCCTCGTTCTTTATCTCGGTGGGGACTCCGACAATCACAATGCCTCCTCGGTGCGGTAGCCGCGATGCGAATCGGATTGTAGACAGTGCCCCTGCGAATGGTTCAAGCACGATGCGCCCTCGGCCGATCTCTCCCCTGATACAGGCTCTCATTCGCAATCGGCAGCTTCGGTGTTCCCCATATTGTGAGTAGTCTCCTCGGCGTCTTTCGAGGAACACCCCATGGGCGATATCGCCGCTCTCATACTCGCTGCTGATCGCGGCGTAGATTTTGCCACGGCCGCCGCACTCCAAGTGTTTCGGGGCCGACCGTTGCTCCAGTCCTCCCTTGAGCGAGTCGGCCATTGGCCGGTGGATCGCACCGTTGTTGTCCTCGGCGCAGACGAGGAGGAGGTGATGGACACCTTGGACTTTGGAAACTGCACGGTGGTCATCGACCCTGAGTGGCAAGAGGGGTCGGCATCCCCGCTGCGAGCCGGGCTCGATCACCTGTTGCGCGAGGTCGGTATCAGCACCGTGATCCTTGCGGATGTTTCTCAGGTTGTGTTCGACGCTGACGTGGTGGGCAATCTACTAACGGCGGCCGATAGCGAGAGGTCTTGGGCTGTGGTTGCCAAGTACCGATATGAGTGGGCGATGCCGTATCTCATCGGCATAGATCTTTGGCCCCAGCTGCTCGGACGCGAGGGCGACGCTGGTATCGAGAGGCTTCTCAAAGCGCATCCCGATTGGGTTCACGAGATGTACCTCGACGCGCCTCGACCGCTCACGATCACTCACATCGAAGATCTCAGCGCCCCTCGTCGCAGTTAACAGTCCGGCGCAGGGCCTAGGGAGCC
This genomic interval from Acidobacteriota bacterium contains the following:
- a CDS encoding NTP transferase domain-containing protein, translated to MGDIAALILAADRGVDFATAAALQVFRGRPLLQSSLERVGHWPVDRTVVVLGADEEEVMDTLDFGNCTVVIDPEWQEGSASPLRAGLDHLLREVGISTVILADVSQVVFDADVVGNLLTAADSERSWAVVAKYRYEWAMPYLIGIDLWPQLLGREGDAGIERLLKAHPDWVHEMYLDAPRPLTITHIEDLSAPRRS